The genomic segment GACGCGGGCTTCATCTACGAGATGTACGGCTACGGTCTCATCCGCGAGATGGAACTCCACGAGGAGGCAGGCTTCCAGCCGCTGAAGGTCATCCAGCACTGCACCGGCAACAACGCGAAGATCCTCGGCAAGGAGAACGAGATCGGGCGCGTACGCACCGGCTTCGCGGCGGACCTGCTGGTCGTGGACGGCAATCCGCTCGAGGACATCAAGACGCTGTATCCGACCAACCAGGTGCAGTTGAAGGACGGCAAGGAGGTGCGCGCCGGTCTCGAGTGGACGATCGCCGGCGGCGTGCCCTATCACGTGCCGACGCTCGTGGCACGCATCCGGGCGATCGTGGACTCGGCGAAGAAGCGGTGATTCGTCGCTAGCGCACGAGGAAGGGATGGCCGGCCAACTGCGCCGCGATCCAGTCCTGCACGCGCTCGACCTGCTGGTTGCTGGTCGTGTAGTTGTTGTGCTGGAACGAGAAGAGCAGGAGCTTGCCGTCGGCCGTGGTGACGTAGCCGGAGAGTGAGTGCGAGCGGTCGACCGTGCCGGTCTTCGCGTGCACGTTCCCCTGCGCCGGGGTGTTGCGCATCCGGTTGGCGATCGTGCCGTCCACGCCGCCGATGGGGAGCGCGTCGTAGAAGATCTTGAAGTCGTCGCGCTTGCGCATGCCGTCGAGGATCTTCACGATCGACGCGGGCGTCACGTAGTCATGCCGCGACAGGCCGCTGCCGTCGCGCACGACGACCATCGTGGAATCGGCGCCGAACTCGGCCATCTGCCGCTCGATGACGCGCCGCCCGCTGTCCACGCTGCCGACGCCGGTCTTCTCGAGCGCCAGGGTGCGCAGCAGGATCTCGCCGATCTGGTTCTGCGACGGCTTGAGGAAGCGCGGCAACACCTCGCTCAGCGGCGCGGAGGCCATGGTGAACAGGGGCGTCAGTCCGTCGAGCGTGGCATCGGGAGTGCGCACGATAGGCCCGCGCACGGTGATGCCGCGGTCGGCGAGCGCCTCGGCGAACGCCTGCAGCCAGGCGCTGGCCGGCTCGCGAATGGCCACGGTGGCGCGCACGCTGTCCTGCGGCGCCACCCAGCCGCGCAGCCGCACGACGGGGACGGCGCCGCGCAGGTCGGTGACGCCGCGCGCCATGCCGCTGCGCGACGCGGCGAGGCGTCCGCCCGCCGCCGGCGCTCCCGGCCGGGCTGCGGACGCGGGAACGGTGGACGGGTCGGTGGTGACCATCTCGGCTTCGACGCGCGGCGCGGTGCGGGCGGGCGCCGTCACGACACGCACCGGATCGCCAGGCCTGTCGCCGCCATAGACCGTGATGCGCGCCACGCCTTCGTTGAACATCAACTCATCGATGGCCGCCCCAGAGGTGGTTTCGAGGTTGCCCCAGTCCCAGTCGCCGATGGTGGTGTCCGGGAAGGCATTGCCGCCCTTGACGATGGAGCCCGCGATTTCGCGGATCCCGCGCGCGTAGAGCGACTCGGCCGCCGCGCGCAGCGGCTTCATCGCATCGCCGCCCTGCAGCGCGTCACTCACGGTCGGGTCGCCGCGTCCCGCCACCACCAGATCGCCGCGCAGCACGCCGTCCACCACTGGCGCGGACGAGAGAAACCCCGTCGTGAAGCGGTAGTTCGCACCGAGCTGCACGAGCGCCGTGGAGCCGGACGTCAGCTTCATGTTGGACGCGGGCATGAACAGCTTGCCGGCGTTGTGCGAGTAGAGGGTGTCCCCCGAGACCGGCTCGACGATGAGCAGGCCGAGGTGCGAGTTGTGAAACATCGGGTCGGCGACCAGCGAGTCGATGCTGTGCTGGAGGACCGCGCGCGTGTAGACGGGCGACGGCGCGCCCGAAGGCGCCGGGTGACAGGCGGCGCCGAGCACGAGTGCGCCGAGAGGGAGTAGGCGTCGGATCATCCAGCGAACATCCCGTTCCACCAGAGTGCTGTCAAGCAAAACGCGACGGTATCGCAAACATCTGTCGTCGCGGCGCGCGGCGCGGACTCTAGCGGAGCGCCACCGGGGGACGTCGATTCGATAAGTCGGAGATACGCCGGACGTCGTGTCGGTTCGCGCCCCCCTTGTCCGCCAGCCGCCGGAGGGAATCTCATGAAGCGGAAGCTGGGTGCAGTCGCACTCCTTCTCTTGTTCGCGCTTCCTGCTGCACTGCGCGCGCAGGAGAACATCGTATCGGGCACCGTCGTGGTGGAAGGTTCACAGCGACCGCTGGTCGGTGCTCAAGTCGCCATCGCCGAGCAGGCCGGCAAGGGGGCGGTCGCGGACGCCAACGGTCGCTTCCGCATCGTCGGACTGACCGGTACCACCGTGACGCTGAACGTGCGCGCCATTGGTTACCGCCAGGTCACGCAGCAGGTGCGCGTGGGCACGACGAACCTGCGCGTGGCCATGCAGGAACGCGCGCTCGAGCTGAACGCCATGGTCGTCACCGGGACGGCCGGCGGCGCGCAGAAACGCGAGCTCGGCACGGCGGTCTCGCCCGTGAAGGTGGCCGACGTCGTGCAGTCGGCGGCCATTCCGACGGTCGAGGCGCTGCTCAACGGGCGCGCCCCGGGCGTGACGGTCATCCAGACGTCGGGGCAGGTGGGCGCGGGCGCGCAGGTGCGCATCCGCGGCATCGGCACGTTCTCGCTGTCGAGCACGCCGCTGGTGTATGTGGACGGCGTGCGCGTGGACAACGCGCTGACCAACGGCGTGGCGCGCATGAACGACTTCGACCCCGAGCAGATCGAGAGCATTGAGGTGCTGAAGGGGCCGGCCGCGGCAACCCTCTACGGCACCGAGGCGGCGCGCGGCGTCATCAACATCATCACCAAGCGCGGCGCCTCGGGCGGCACGCGCTACACGTTCACCATCAAGCAGGGCAACGCGTGGTTTGACGACTCGCAGAACCGCATTCCGGTCAACTACTGGTACAATCCGGCGGACTCGACCGTCTGGTCGACGCACCTGCCGACCACCGAAGCCGCCCGCGGCACGCCCCTGTTCAAGAACGCGCCGAACTCATCCTACTCGGCGAGCGTCAGCGGCGGCACGGGGACGTACCGGTACTATGCCGCCGGCGACGTGAGCGCGGCGGAGGGCATCACGACGCAGAACTCGCGCACGTCGAAGAGCGTGCGCACCAACCTGAGCGTCGTGCCCAACAACCAGTTCTCGCTCGAGTCGAGCGTGGGCTACGTCACGAGCCACACGAACCTGGCGTGCGAAGGGTCGTGCGGCGGCGTGCTCTGGGCGTCCGAGTACTCGCGCCCGACGCGCACGCTGAAGTACTGCCAGTACACGAACAACACGACACGGGGCTGCGGCTGGTCGCGCGGCGCCTACACGAGCCCGCCCGAGGTGTACAACGCGACGCTCTCGTGGCAGGACCTGCGGCGCTTCACGGGGAGCCTGAACCTCAAGTACGAGCCGTTCAAGTGGCTGTCCAATCGCCTGCTCATCGGCACGGACTACACGCTCGAGGATATCAACGGCTACACCCCCTACCAGACGGACTCCGTCATCGTCTTCTTCATGGGCTCGGGATTCGACGGCTCGCGGTCGATCACGAACCAGCAGACGACGTACAACACGTACGATTTCTCGAGCTCCATCCAGCACCAGATCCGGCCCGCGCTGCGCTCGAAGACGAGCGTGGGCATGCAGTACTACACGAACCAGGGCGTGAGCGTCTCGGCGTCCGGGACGAAGTTCCCGACCCCGGGACTGTCGACGATCACGGCGACGGGCGTGAAGGGATCGCCCACCTCGAACTCGACGGCGAACAACACGCTGGGCTTCTACGGCCAGGAAGACCTGGCCCTGAATGACCGGCTGTTTGTCGGCGCCGCGCTCCGCGTGGACAACAACAGCGCGTTCGGCAGCGAGGCGAGCTGGGTGCAGTATCCCAAGTTCAGCGTCTCGTGGGTGGCGAGCGAGGAGCCCGCGGCCCGCGCCTTCATCCCGAAGGTGATCGAAGACCTGCGCTTCCGCCTGGCCTACGGCGGTTCGGGCCAGCAGCCGGGCGTCAACACGGCGCTGCGCACCCTGACGCCGGTGGCGGGACCCGGATCGGCCACGGTGCTCACGCCGGGGACGTTCGGCAACGAGAACCTGAAGCCCGAGCGCGTGATGGGCCTGGAACTCGGCTTCGAGGCCGGCCTGTGGAAGGACCGGATCGGCATCGATTTCACGTATTACAGCGACGTGTCGCACGACGCGATCCTGTCGCGATCGGTGGCCCCGTCCACCGGATTTGGTGGCAGCTCGCAGTTCACCAATGCCGGCCAGATCAACAAGCACGGCGTCGAGCTGTCGCTGAAGGGACAGGTGTTCAATGAACAGCACTATGGCTGGGACGTGCAGTTCAACATCGGCGGGCACAAGAGCGAGATCATCAAGCTCAGCGGCCTGAAGGGCGACACGATGATCGTGATCGGCACCGCCCCGCCGGTGGCGCACAAGATCGGCTATTCGCCGTTCGATCTCTTCACGTACGAGATCGTCAGCGCCACGTACGATCCGGCGACGCGCAAGGCGACGAACCCCATGTGCGCGGACGGCAAGGGCGGGGTGATGCCGTGCTTCATCCCGGGGTCGACGAGCGTGCAGGCCCCGCTGCTGTACATGGGGCACTCGATTCCGACGACGGAAGGCTCGGTGGCGAACACCTTCCGCTACCGCATGTTCAAGCTGCACGTGCTGACGGATTTCCAGACGGGATTCCGCAAGCTCGACAACAACCTGCGCATCCGGTGCCAGTTGAACGCCACCTGTCCCGAGGCGGTGTGGCCGGACAAGTTCGCGCCGGAAGTCGTCGCCGTCGTGCAGAACTCGGGCACGCTGCGCGATTACTTCATCAAGGACGCCAACTTCTGGAAGCTGCGTGAGGTGTCGCTGACGTATGACGCGCCCGATCGACTGGCGCGCAAGTACCTGGGTTCGAGCGGCCTGAACGCCACGTTCACGCTCCGCAACCTGCATACGTGGACGACGTACAAGGGGCTCGATCCGGAGAACAGCCTGGGTGGCCAGAGCGGCAGCATCGCGCTCAGCCAGGCCGAGTATCCCACGCTCGCGTCGGCGCTCCTCACCATTCGGCTTTCGTACTGAGGCGACCATGACCAATACCAATACCAAGCCTCGGAATGTGCGGCGCGCGGAACGTCCGGCTGCCGTGCTCTGGCGGAGCATCGCGGTGCTCTCCGCCGCTGCTGTCGTCATCGCCTGTGACACGGGGCGGATGCTCGACGTGAAAGCGCCGAACAGCGTGCCGGTCACCGTGTTTGAGAACCCCGCCAATGCCGCGCTGATGGTGAACAGCGTCATTGGCGACTTTGAATGCGCGTGGGGTGGTTACGTGGTCTCGACCGGCATCCAGTCGGACGAGCTGCAGGATGCCACGCTCACGGCCGCCAACTGGCAGCTCGACCGGCGTGACGATGGCTTCACGTCGGGGAGCTACGGCACCGCCGGCTGCACGGGGACGCAGGCGATCTACACGCCGATGTCCACGGCGCGCTGGGGAGCCGACCAGGCCGTCACCCGGCTTGCCGGGTGGACCGACGCGCAGGTCACCAACCGCGTGACGCTGCTGGTGCAGGCGAACGTCTACGCCGGCTTCAGCTACGCGGCGCTCGGCATGGCAATGTGCCAGGCGGCCTTCGACCTTGGCCCGCTCGTGGACCAGAAGGGGATGTTCGCGCTGGCCGAGAAGCGGTTCAGTGATGCCATCACCGCGGCGTCGGGGGTGGCCTCGCTGACGACCTACCTGAATGCCGCGTATGCGGGACGGGCGCGGGTGCGCCTGTACCAGCACAACCTGGCCGGCGCGGCGGCCGATGCGGCCCTGGTGCCGAAGGGCTTCGTCTTCAACGCGGCAATGGATGCCAACAATCCACGGCGCTACAGCCACGTGTATCAGGCGATCGTGCAGAACACGAACACGTCGGTGGAACCGACGGCGCGGATGCTGAAGACGGAGCAGGGTGAGACGGACCCGCGGTCGGCGACGCAGCAGCTGTCGGGCAAGGCGTCGGATGGCTTCACCGACAAGTTCGTGCCGACGAAGTACTACGGCGCGACGCTCACGGCGGGGCAGGGCATACCGCAGTCCATCACCCGGTACGAGGAGGCGCAGCTGATCCTCGCCGAGGCACAGGGTGGCGCGAACGCCGTGAACATCATCAACACGCTGCGGGCGACGGTGAACCTGAAGCCGTACACCGGCGCGACGGATGCGGCGTCCATCACCGCGCTGATCGCGAGCGAGCGGCAGCGCGTGCTGTTCGTCGAAGGGCTGCGCATGTTCGACGTCGAGCGGCTGAACCTGCCGCTGGTGCCGGCGCCGGGCAGCGCCTTCCGGCTGGGCGGCGTGTACGGCAACACCGTCTGCATGCCGTTGCCGGACATCGAGCGCGTCAACAATCCCAACGTGGACGTCTCGAAGTTGATCACGGGGATCAAGGGAGGCTTCCCGCTGCCGTAGGCCATGACGCCGCCGGCGGCGCGCCGGATGGCGCCAATGGCGGCGGACAGGAGGTTGCATTAGAACTAGGGACGGCCAGCGCAGCAACGACGGCGCTGGCCGTTCTGTCGGCCTCAACCCGAGGTGCCCCCCATGCTCGGACCGCTCGCGCAAGTTGCCGTCACCTTCCATGATGTACCGCGGGCCATGGCCTGGTACCGCGACGTTCTGGGCCTGCCGCTGATCTTCGAGACCAACGGCCTGGTCTTCTTCGCGATGGGCGACGTACGCCTCATGATGACCGCTCCGGAACAGCCGGAGCATGACCATCCGGCGTCGGTGCTCTATTTCAAGGTCGCGAACATCGACGAGTCGTACACGGCGCTCGCCGCCCGTGGCGCGACGCTCGAGGACACACCGCATCTCGTGGGCAAGATGGGGACGACGGAACTCTGGATGTTCTTCGTGCGCGATCCGGAACGGCATCTGATTGGGATCAGCGAGGAGCGGGCCGGACCGTGAGTCCGCCGGTGCTCACCGCCCGCTGTTGTCAGACGCGACCCGAAAGGCATAGCTTCTCCTGATGCATTCGACTGCCGACACCGGCTGGCGTCGGCGGCGTGGTGTCCCCCTGACCGGAGGTGTTTATGACCGGTTTGACCGCGTTGTGGCTCCCGATCCTGCTGTCCGCCGTCTTCGTGTTTGTCGTGAGTTCGGTGATCCACATGCTCACTCCCTGGCACAAGGGCGAGTATCCGCAGCTGCCCAATGAAGAGGCGTTCCGTTCAGCCGTCGGACCGCTGAACATCCCGCCCGGCGAGTACATGGTGCCGCGGGCCGGGAGCATGGCCGAGATGAACACGCCGGAGTTCAAGGCCAAGATCGACCGTGGGCCGGTGGGCATTCTCACCGTGCGTCCGAACGGGGAGATGGGGATGGGACGCCAGCTCACGCTGTGGTTCCTCTACGCCCTGGTGGTCAGCGTGTTCGCCGCGTATGTCGCCGGCCGTGCACTGCCGGCGGGGGCGCACTACCTGTCCGTCTTCCGCTTCGCCGGCGCGACCGCCTTCTGCGGCTACGCGTTGGGGCTCTGGCAGCAGCACATCTGGTACTGGCGTTCGTTCCGCGCGACGTTCACGGCGACCATCGACGGACTGCTCTACGCCTGTGTGACCGCGGGAACGATGGGCTGGCTCTGGCCGCGCTGAACGCGCGGCGTTCCTTCAATAGCGAGTATGGTGATGATGCGCAGGACGATCGCCCTGCTGGGACTCGTTGTCTCCGTGGCGGGCGCGCAGGGAGGAGCTGCCGGGGGCGGCCCGCCCGGAGCGCGAGGCGGAACGATCATCAGGGATGGCGAGGCATGTCCGGCGGGCATGACCGAAGTGCGTCCGCGCAGTTGCCGAGCGCCGGAGATGGCAGCGCCGAGCATTCTCGACTATCGGCCGCGCTCGACGCTCGTGACGGCCGAGCACGTGGTGCCGAGGGCGAAGTATCCGGTGATCGACTTTCACGGGCATCCCACGTCGCAGATGCAGGACGCGACCGCGCTCGAGGCGATGGGCGCGGAGATGGATGCGCTGAACATTGGCTTGATGCTGACGGCGAACAACACCAGCGGCGACGCGCTCAAGCGACAGAGCGCGCTGGTGGCGGCGTCGCCCATGATGAAGGACCGGGTGCGCATCCTCACGGGCATCGATTTTCGGAACGTGGGACCCGGCTGGGGCGACCGCGCCGTGGCGCAACTGGAGGCCGACATCGCCGCGGGGGCCGTGGGCGTCGGCGAGATCGGCAAGGGGCTGGGCCTCTCGTACAAGAAGGCCGACGGCTCGCGCCTGCGCATCGACGATCCCGACCTTGATCCGGTATGGGAGGCGGCCGCCCGCCTGCGGATCCCCGTCTTCATCCACACCGCCGATCCCCAGGAATTCTGGGACGACATCGACTACCGGAACGAACGGTGGCTCGAACTCGCGCTTTTCCCCGGCCGCCGGTATCCGAAGGATCAGTACCCGTCATTCGAGCAGCTGATGACGGAGCGCGACAACCTCTTCAAGCGGCACCCCAGGACGACTTTCGTCGCCGCGCATATGGGCTGGCACGCCAACGACCTGGCGCGACTGGGCCGGATGTTCGACGCCATGCCCAACGTCTACGCTGAAGTGGGGGCGGTGCTCTATGACATCGGGCGGCAGCCGCGCGGCGCGCACGACTTCTTCGTGAAGTACCAGGACCGCCTGCTGTTCGGCAAGGACTCGTACCAGCCCGAGGAGTATCCGTACTACTGGCGCGTGTTCGAGACCCGGGACGAGTACTTCGACTACTATCGGCACTACCACGCCTTCTGGAAGCTGTACGGCATCGACCTGCCGGACAGCGTGCTCAAGAAGGTGTACTACCAGAATGCGCTGAAGATCACGCCGGCGCTGCCGCGGGCCGGATGGCCCAGGTGACACCGGCGGTCGTGTGAGTCGCGCGGGGTCCCGCGACGATTCACGTTGCCCCCCGTTTCCAAGGAGGTGCTCCATGTACGTCGTGCGCGACATCATGTACTGCCGGCCGGGCAAGGTCCGGCCGCTCGTCGAGAAGTTCAAGGCGATGAACGCCCTCGGCAAGAAGGTGGGATTCCCGCGGATGCGCATCCTGACCGACTTCTGCGCCGAGCGTTACTGGACGCTGGTGTCGGAGATGGAGGTGGAGAGCCTGCAGGCGTTCGAGCAGATGATGAGCGCGCCCCAGGGATCGCCCGAGGACCTGAAGCAGTTCGAGGAAATCATGAAGGGGTATCATGACCTCGTCGAACGCGGGAAGCGGGAGATCTACAAGATCGAGGAGTGAGCATGCAGATGCAGGAGATTCCGTTCCAGGTGACCGACTGGACCAGCGTCCCCGGGACCGACCATCCGGGGGACGCTGGTGTCGCGACCTGGCGCACGAAGCAGCACGGCAGCATTCGCGTGCGGATGGTCGAGTATTCACCGGGGTACGTCGCGGATCACTGGTGCGAGAAGGGGCACATCCTGCTGTGCGTGGCAGGTGAGTTGCACACGCGCCTCAGGGATGGGCGCGTGCTGGTGCTCTCGCCGGGCATGAGCTACGAGGTGGCGGACGGCGCGGAGGCGCACCGCAGCGAGGCGCCGCAGGGAGCGAGGCTGTTCATCGTGGACTAGTGGGCGCTGGGTCCGACGCGATGCCGCGTGCGGCCGTGCGGTTGGCGAAGCGCGACGGAGACGGAGGGCATGGGCCATGGTGATGACGATTCTCCAAGCGCAGGTGTCGCCGGCGCAGTCGGAGCGGCTCGAGGCCGCCTTTCAGGAAGCGGTCAAGACGCTCGACCCCGGCATCCTTCAGACGTTCTGCGTGCGGAGCACCAAAGTCCCGACCATGTGGCGCATCATCACGGTCTGGGAGAGCCGCGCGGCGCTGGATGCGATGCGCGCCTCGGGCGAGACGCCGCGTGGCGTGCAGATCTTCCGTGAGGCACTGGCCGAGCCGACACTCATGGTGTTCGACGTGATCGGCCGCGGGGGCTGACGCCGGCTGCGGCGCGGGTTGCCCCGCGGCCGCCGCCAGCTCCCGCCTCGCGTCGCTAAGGCGTCACGCGCACGGTCGCGAGCTCCCTGGTGAGCCGGTACAGGAACTCCTGGCCCTCGAAGTAGCTCTTCACCGACATGCGCTCGTCGCGCCCATGGGCTCGCGCATCGACGGTCGGATCGCTGAAGAGTCCCGACACGCCGAAGGCCGGCACGCCGCGGGCGCGGAAGAACCGCGAATCCGTGGCGCCGGTTCCCATCACCGGAATCACGGGAATGTCACCGAACATCTCCTTGGTGAGTCGCGTGACTGGCTGGAGCAACTCGGCCGGGATGCCAAGAATCGGCGTCGGCGGACGCTGCGACCGGATGATCACGTGCACCGTCGTGTCGGCGATGAGACGCTCGAACGCGACCCGCACCGAGTCCGGCGAATCGGTGGGATACAGGCGACAGTTGATGTTCGCCTCGGCCAGCTGCGGCAGGGCGTTGGTCGCGTGCCCGCCCGTGAGCCCCGTGGCCACGCAGGTGGTGCGGAGCATCGAGTTGTAGCGCGGGTCGGCGGCCACGACCTTGAGGGCTGCGGCATCGGCCGGATTCTTGACCAGCGCCTTCATCGCCTTCCCCATGGCGGGCGCCTCGAGGTCGGCGGTGCGGGTGAAGAAGGTGCGCGTGACGTCGTTGAACTGGATGGGGAACTTGTAGCGTCCTACCTTGGACAGCGCGTCGGCGAGGGCGGTGATGGCGTTGTCATCACGCGGCACCGACGAGTGCCCGCCCCGATTGGTGGCGCGCAGCGTGAGGTTGGTGGTCACCTTCTCCGCCGCGCCGATGCCGTTGAACAGCGGCCGGCCGTCACGAAGCGTGCCGCCACCGCCCTCGTTGATCACCAGCCCCGCATCCACCAGCTCGGGATGGTTCTTCACCAGCCAGTCGACACCATTGGCCGGACCACTTTCTTCATCCGCGGTGAGCGCGATGATGACGTCGCGGTCGGGAATCCAGCCCTCCTGCTTCATCCGGAAGACGTTGGCCACGAAGATCGACGCCATCGCCTTGTCGTCGGCCGTGCCGCGCCCGTAGTAGTAGCCGTCACGCTCGGTGAAGACAAAGGGGTCGAGGTCGGGCGACCAGTCGGCCTTGAGCGCCTCGACCACGTCGATATGCGCAAGCAGGAGCAGCGGCTTGCCAGCCTCGGCGCCGCGCCGCCCGCGAATGCGGGCCACCACGTTGTGCTTCTCGGGACGCGGGCCGCCCACGAAGATGTCGGCATCGGGGATGCCCACCTCGCGAAATCGCCGGGCCATGGCCTGCGCGGCGGTGGTGATGTTGCCGGTCGTGACGCCAGTGTTGATCTCCACCAGTTCCTTGTAGATGCCGCGCGTGAACTCCTGCTGGGGGGTGAGTGCGCCGGGAGTATAGACCGGCTTTGCATCCTGAGCGGCGGCGGGAATGGCGACGGCGAACAGCAGGGCACCAAGGCGACGGCTCTTCATCGAGAGAACTCCGGGCAGTATGGGCAAGCGGGGAATCTGCCATCGGCGGCAACGGCTGCCAACCCGCGAGCGCGCGTCAACGGCGCTCGCGGATCACCAGGTGCCGACCGTAGTAATCCGTTGGGTTCACATTCCTGATGGTCTGCGTCTTGCGGCCGCGCGAACTCATGAACGTCACCTCCACGGTCACGCGCTCGAGCGTGGCCAGTCCGAAGTGCACGGGAGCGGCGCGCTGCGTGTTGTAACCGCCGCCGGTCACGACCTGGCGCGAGGCGAGCAGCCGTCCGCCGCGATCGAACAACCGTACCTCCGCGCCGAATCGCGTCTGGTGTCCCTGCGCATCGAGCACGAGGACGCTCAGGCTGTGCCGTTTCGCGGCATCCGGCAGGATGTTGCGGAAGATGAAATGGCCGCCCACCGGGCCGTAGCCGTCGGTCACCGTGAGGTCGAGCCCGCCGTCGTTGTCGTAGTCGACGAACTGCACGCCATGATCCGCCTTGTTCAACGGGCTGTCCTTCGAAAGCAGGTTCACGAAGCCCGCCGCGCCATCATTACGGAGCAACG from the Gemmatimonadaceae bacterium genome contains:
- the dacB gene encoding D-alanyl-D-alanine carboxypeptidase/D-alanyl-D-alanine-endopeptidase, with amino-acid sequence MIRRLLPLGALVLGAACHPAPSGAPSPVYTRAVLQHSIDSLVADPMFHNSHLGLLIVEPVSGDTLYSHNAGKLFMPASNMKLTSGSTALVQLGANYRFTTGFLSSAPVVDGVLRGDLVVAGRGDPTVSDALQGGDAMKPLRAAAESLYARGIREIAGSIVKGGNAFPDTTIGDWDWGNLETTSGAAIDELMFNEGVARITVYGGDRPGDPVRVVTAPARTAPRVEAEMVTTDPSTVPASAARPGAPAAGGRLAASRSGMARGVTDLRGAVPVVRLRGWVAPQDSVRATVAIREPASAWLQAFAEALADRGITVRGPIVRTPDATLDGLTPLFTMASAPLSEVLPRFLKPSQNQIGEILLRTLALEKTGVGSVDSGRRVIERQMAEFGADSTMVVVRDGSGLSRHDYVTPASIVKILDGMRKRDDFKIFYDALPIGGVDGTIANRMRNTPAQGNVHAKTGTVDRSHSLSGYVTTADGKLLLFSFQHNNYTTSNQQVERVQDWIAAQLAGHPFLVR
- a CDS encoding amidohydrolase family protein, yielding HVAWVPTLDIYEASRDLQRAQNQPWFRDMLHPSLANYFKPDPANHGSYFIGWSSTDEVYWKENYRIWMAALRDFERKGGVVGCGDDAGFIYEMYGYGLIREMELHEEAGFQPLKVIQHCTGNNAKILGKENEIGRVRTGFAADLLVVDGNPLEDIKTLYPTNQVQLKDGKEVRAGLEWTIAGGVPYHVPTLVARIRAIVDSAKKR
- a CDS encoding amidohydrolase family protein, translated to MAAPSILDYRPRSTLVTAEHVVPRAKYPVIDFHGHPTSQMQDATALEAMGAEMDALNIGLMLTANNTSGDALKRQSALVAASPMMKDRVRILTGIDFRNVGPGWGDRAVAQLEADIAAGAVGVGEIGKGLGLSYKKADGSRLRIDDPDLDPVWEAAARLRIPVFIHTADPQEFWDDIDYRNERWLELALFPGRRYPKDQYPSFEQLMTERDNLFKRHPRTTFVAAHMGWHANDLARLGRMFDAMPNVYAEVGAVLYDIGRQPRGAHDFFVKYQDRLLFGKDSYQPEEYPYYWRVFETRDEYFDYYRHYHAFWKLYGIDLPDSVLKKVYYQNALKITPALPRAGWPR
- a CDS encoding SusC/RagA family TonB-linked outer membrane protein; the protein is MKRKLGAVALLLLFALPAALRAQENIVSGTVVVEGSQRPLVGAQVAIAEQAGKGAVADANGRFRIVGLTGTTVTLNVRAIGYRQVTQQVRVGTTNLRVAMQERALELNAMVVTGTAGGAQKRELGTAVSPVKVADVVQSAAIPTVEALLNGRAPGVTVIQTSGQVGAGAQVRIRGIGTFSLSSTPLVYVDGVRVDNALTNGVARMNDFDPEQIESIEVLKGPAAATLYGTEAARGVINIITKRGASGGTRYTFTIKQGNAWFDDSQNRIPVNYWYNPADSTVWSTHLPTTEAARGTPLFKNAPNSSYSASVSGGTGTYRYYAAGDVSAAEGITTQNSRTSKSVRTNLSVVPNNQFSLESSVGYVTSHTNLACEGSCGGVLWASEYSRPTRTLKYCQYTNNTTRGCGWSRGAYTSPPEVYNATLSWQDLRRFTGSLNLKYEPFKWLSNRLLIGTDYTLEDINGYTPYQTDSVIVFFMGSGFDGSRSITNQQTTYNTYDFSSSIQHQIRPALRSKTSVGMQYYTNQGVSVSASGTKFPTPGLSTITATGVKGSPTSNSTANNTLGFYGQEDLALNDRLFVGAALRVDNNSAFGSEASWVQYPKFSVSWVASEEPAARAFIPKVIEDLRFRLAYGGSGQQPGVNTALRTLTPVAGPGSATVLTPGTFGNENLKPERVMGLELGFEAGLWKDRIGIDFTYYSDVSHDAILSRSVAPSTGFGGSSQFTNAGQINKHGVELSLKGQVFNEQHYGWDVQFNIGGHKSEIIKLSGLKGDTMIVIGTAPPVAHKIGYSPFDLFTYEIVSATYDPATRKATNPMCADGKGGVMPCFIPGSTSVQAPLLYMGHSIPTTEGSVANTFRYRMFKLHVLTDFQTGFRKLDNNLRIRCQLNATCPEAVWPDKFAPEVVAVVQNSGTLRDYFIKDANFWKLREVSLTYDAPDRLARKYLGSSGLNATFTLRNLHTWTTYKGLDPENSLGGQSGSIALSQAEYPTLASALLTIRLSY
- a CDS encoding VOC family protein, whose product is MLGPLAQVAVTFHDVPRAMAWYRDVLGLPLIFETNGLVFFAMGDVRLMMTAPEQPEHDHPASVLYFKVANIDESYTALAARGATLEDTPHLVGKMGTTELWMFFVRDPERHLIGISEERAGP
- a CDS encoding M20/M25/M40 family metallo-hydrolase, with translation MKSRRLGALLFAVAIPAAAQDAKPVYTPGALTPQQEFTRGIYKELVEINTGVTTGNITTAAQAMARRFREVGIPDADIFVGGPRPEKHNVVARIRGRRGAEAGKPLLLLAHIDVVEALKADWSPDLDPFVFTERDGYYYGRGTADDKAMASIFVANVFRMKQEGWIPDRDVIIALTADEESGPANGVDWLVKNHPELVDAGLVINEGGGGTLRDGRPLFNGIGAAEKVTTNLTLRATNRGGHSSVPRDDNAITALADALSKVGRYKFPIQFNDVTRTFFTRTADLEAPAMGKAMKALVKNPADAAALKVVAADPRYNSMLRTTCVATGLTGGHATNALPQLAEANINCRLYPTDSPDSVRVAFERLIADTTVHVIIRSQRPPTPILGIPAELLQPVTRLTKEMFGDIPVIPVMGTGATDSRFFRARGVPAFGVSGLFSDPTVDARAHGRDERMSVKSYFEGQEFLYRLTRELATVRVTP
- a CDS encoding antibiotic biosynthesis monooxygenase family protein, producing the protein MTILQAQVSPAQSERLEAAFQEAVKTLDPGILQTFCVRSTKVPTMWRIITVWESRAALDAMRASGETPRGVQIFREALAEPTLMVFDVIGRGG
- a CDS encoding DHCW motif cupin fold protein, whose product is MQMQEIPFQVTDWTSVPGTDHPGDAGVATWRTKQHGSIRVRMVEYSPGYVADHWCEKGHILLCVAGELHTRLRDGRVLVLSPGMSYEVADGAEAHRSEAPQGARLFIVD
- a CDS encoding RagB/SusD family nutrient uptake outer membrane protein; the encoded protein is MTNTNTKPRNVRRAERPAAVLWRSIAVLSAAAVVIACDTGRMLDVKAPNSVPVTVFENPANAALMVNSVIGDFECAWGGYVVSTGIQSDELQDATLTAANWQLDRRDDGFTSGSYGTAGCTGTQAIYTPMSTARWGADQAVTRLAGWTDAQVTNRVTLLVQANVYAGFSYAALGMAMCQAAFDLGPLVDQKGMFALAEKRFSDAITAASGVASLTTYLNAAYAGRARVRLYQHNLAGAAADAALVPKGFVFNAAMDANNPRRYSHVYQAIVQNTNTSVEPTARMLKTEQGETDPRSATQQLSGKASDGFTDKFVPTKYYGATLTAGQGIPQSITRYEEAQLILAEAQGGANAVNIINTLRATVNLKPYTGATDAASITALIASERQRVLFVEGLRMFDVERLNLPLVPAPGSAFRLGGVYGNTVCMPLPDIERVNNPNVDVSKLITGIKGGFPLP